The Virgibacillus dokdonensis genome includes a window with the following:
- a CDS encoding acetyl-CoA C-acetyltransferase, whose product MREAVIVSGARTPFGKFGGALQPFTASQLGGKAIEEALKRAHITGSDVDEVIIGNVLQGGQGQIPSRQAAREAGIPWEVKTETVNKVCASGLRSVTLANQLIRLGDEDIIVAGGMESMSNAPYFLPDARWGNRMGDKKVVDMMVHDGLTCSFHGVHMGTYGNTTAAEYDLTREEQDEWAYRSHQRAVEAIEDGKFAEEIVAMEVPQRRGGPIIVDQDEAPRKDTSIEKLAKLRSAFDRDGTITAGNAPGINDGACAFVVMSDEKASELGKEALAVIKGHTEIAVPAEDFPKTPGLVINQLLEKTGYSKEEIDLFEINEAFAAVALASGKIAGIDPEKVNVNGGAVALGHPIGASGARIILTLIYELKRRGGGLGIAAICSGGGQGDAVLIEVPKQ is encoded by the coding sequence ATGAGAGAAGCAGTGATTGTATCTGGAGCTAGGACTCCGTTTGGAAAGTTTGGTGGTGCACTACAACCTTTTACCGCTTCACAGTTAGGGGGGAAGGCTATTGAAGAAGCATTAAAACGTGCCCATATAACTGGTAGTGATGTAGATGAGGTAATTATAGGAAATGTTTTACAGGGCGGTCAAGGGCAAATTCCTTCTAGACAAGCAGCCAGGGAAGCAGGAATTCCTTGGGAAGTGAAGACAGAAACGGTGAACAAGGTATGTGCCTCGGGATTACGAAGTGTTACATTAGCAAACCAGCTTATTCGTTTAGGAGATGAAGATATCATTGTTGCTGGTGGGATGGAGAGCATGAGTAATGCTCCATACTTTTTACCAGATGCTCGTTGGGGTAATCGAATGGGTGACAAGAAAGTTGTCGATATGATGGTACATGATGGATTGACTTGTTCTTTCCATGGTGTGCATATGGGAACGTATGGCAATACGACAGCAGCAGAGTATGATTTAACGCGAGAGGAACAGGATGAATGGGCGTATCGCAGCCATCAACGTGCTGTAGAAGCGATAGAGGATGGCAAGTTTGCTGAAGAGATTGTAGCTATGGAAGTGCCACAACGTAGGGGGGGGCCAATTATTGTCGATCAAGATGAAGCTCCAAGAAAAGATACGAGCATAGAAAAACTAGCGAAGCTTCGATCGGCATTTGACCGAGATGGTACGATCACCGCAGGGAATGCTCCGGGGATAAATGATGGTGCATGTGCATTTGTTGTTATGTCAGATGAAAAAGCTTCTGAACTTGGAAAAGAAGCATTAGCAGTTATAAAAGGGCATACGGAAATTGCTGTTCCTGCAGAAGATTTTCCGAAAACACCAGGTCTAGTTATTAATCAATTATTGGAAAAAACGGGGTATTCCAAAGAAGAAATTGATTTATTTGAAATTAATGAAGCGTTTGCTGCAGTGGCATTAGCGAGTGGCAAAATTGCCGGGATTGATCCGGAAAAGGTGAATGTAAATGGTGGGGCAGTTGCATTGGGTCATCCAATCGGTGCAAGTGGAGCGCGGATTATTCTAACGCTTATTTATGAGCTTAAACGACGTGGGGGTGGACTTGGCATTGCTGCAATTTGTAGCGGAGGAGGTCAAGGTGACGCTGTTTTAATCGAAGTACCTAAACAGTAA